The Anaerobaca lacustris genome has a window encoding:
- a CDS encoding ATP-dependent nuclease, which produces MRLRTLHVKNFRCIEDSTEFTICPVTCLVGKNGAGKTSLLEALYKVNPDVRELAAFDVLMEYPRARRREYQKSAAGGAGEPDDALITTWELEDRDVARLEEVLGAGAVKSRAVVIRKGYYPERHWAGAIEPTAVSPASRDHTGDACVAPTTPEVEGDVEISIPVEVGTATLPDETSDAFFEQHVAGLLPKVLYFSEWHIMQGRISIDALLYRKQKGELTGPDRVFLALLELGGTSVEAIGRIERSEELIADLEDAARPVTDEIARFWSQERDLRVSFHLYPGRPQDPSPFDRGLVFETRIVNTKTNMSLNFEERSTGFVWFFSFLVWYSDVRKRYGDNLLIVLDDPGLGLHAKAQWDLMRYVTERLAPQYQIVYTTHSPFMIDPDRMAWVRTVEDICDTTPDGAMKFLGTKVGDKVLSTDHDTLLPLQASLGYRIMQDMAGTKRLLLVEKPADVIYLNWFSARLHESGRRGLDPAWTIVPCGDLVRLATLVGLLANDARGFAVLLSLSEQDPDVVNQRELSRMLESCRTYPLRRYARPVTSTIEDLIGAPAYPALIDLCYNLPRKQRLAGRLLDADESPMLKTVADRLSEQHSATGPFDPMRPAECLLGMGGRKARKLPGLQEALSRFEDLFGDLNAGL; this is translated from the coding sequence ATGAGACTGCGAACCCTTCACGTGAAGAATTTTCGCTGTATTGAGGATTCCACGGAGTTTACGATCTGCCCGGTCACGTGTCTGGTGGGCAAGAACGGCGCGGGCAAGACCAGCCTTCTCGAAGCCCTGTACAAGGTGAACCCGGACGTTCGCGAGCTGGCCGCGTTCGACGTGCTGATGGAATACCCACGGGCCCGCCGTCGCGAATACCAGAAGTCCGCCGCAGGCGGAGCGGGCGAGCCGGACGACGCCCTGATCACGACTTGGGAACTGGAGGACCGCGACGTCGCACGACTGGAAGAGGTCCTCGGCGCCGGGGCGGTCAAATCCCGCGCCGTCGTCATCCGAAAGGGCTATTATCCCGAACGTCACTGGGCCGGCGCGATCGAGCCGACCGCCGTGTCACCGGCGTCCAGGGACCATACGGGCGACGCATGCGTCGCCCCTACGACGCCCGAAGTCGAAGGGGACGTGGAGATCTCGATCCCGGTCGAGGTCGGGACCGCCACCTTGCCCGACGAAACGAGCGACGCGTTTTTCGAGCAGCACGTGGCCGGCCTGCTGCCCAAAGTACTGTACTTCTCCGAATGGCACATCATGCAGGGCCGCATCTCCATCGACGCTCTGCTATACCGCAAGCAGAAGGGCGAGCTGACGGGGCCGGACCGGGTCTTTCTGGCCCTGCTCGAGCTGGGCGGCACCAGCGTCGAGGCGATCGGTCGCATCGAACGCTCCGAAGAGCTCATCGCCGACCTCGAAGACGCCGCCCGGCCGGTGACTGACGAAATCGCCCGCTTCTGGAGCCAGGAGCGCGACCTGCGAGTCAGCTTCCACCTGTATCCGGGCCGACCGCAGGACCCCTCGCCGTTCGACCGGGGCCTGGTCTTCGAGACGCGCATCGTCAACACGAAGACGAACATGTCGCTGAACTTCGAGGAACGCAGCACGGGGTTCGTCTGGTTCTTCTCGTTCCTGGTCTGGTACTCCGACGTGCGAAAGCGCTACGGCGACAACCTGCTGATCGTGCTGGACGATCCGGGGCTGGGTCTGCACGCCAAGGCGCAGTGGGACCTGATGCGGTACGTCACCGAGCGGCTGGCCCCGCAGTACCAGATCGTTTACACGACGCATTCGCCGTTTATGATCGACCCGGACCGGATGGCCTGGGTGCGGACGGTGGAAGACATCTGCGACACGACGCCGGACGGCGCCATGAAGTTCCTGGGCACAAAGGTGGGCGACAAGGTCCTCAGCACGGATCACGACACGCTCCTACCGCTCCAGGCCTCGCTGGGCTATCGGATCATGCAGGACATGGCCGGCACCAAGCGGCTGCTGCTGGTCGAGAAGCCGGCCGACGTGATCTATCTGAACTGGTTCTCCGCGCGACTCCACGAGAGCGGGCGGCGCGGGCTCGACCCGGCCTGGACCATCGTCCCGTGCGGCGACCTGGTCCGCCTGGCCACGCTGGTCGGCCTGTTGGCGAACGATGCGCGTGGTTTTGCCGTGCTGCTGAGCCTGTCGGAGCAGGACCCGGACGTGGTGAATCAGCGAGAGCTGTCGCGCATGCTGGAGTCCTGTCGGACGTATCCGTTGCGGCGATACGCCCGGCCGGTCACGAGCACGATCGAAGATCTGATCGGGGCCCCGGCGTATCCGGCTTTGATCGACCTGTGCTACAATCTGCCCCGCAAGCAGAGGCTGGCCGGCAGGCTCCTGGATGCCGACGAAAGCCCCATGCTGAAGACCGTTGCCGACCGCCTGAGCGAGCAGCACTCGGCGACAGGGCCTTTCGATCCGATGCGGCCGGCCGAATGCCTGCTCGGTATGGGCGGCCGCAAAGCACGCAAGCTGCCCGGACTTCAGGAGGCCCTGTCCCGGTTCGAAGACCTCTTCGGCGACCTGAACGCCGGTCTGTGA